The region AGACATTTGCATGTCACCAATAAGATATGGGGCACTTTTGTTAACTGCATGAGTGATGCACTTTTTCATTTGAAGATTAACTTTCTTAATACCTGGAAGACTCCAAGGAATTTTTGAATATATACCGCCGTTTAGCATTATGTTTATAGTAGATCTTTCTGTGGTCTAGACTCGCTGCAGCTTCTGTTCAATACTTGGTAAATTTTGccttcaaatttttttttttgtgTAAATGCCACAGGATGCTGTTAATTGGAATAAAAACTTGGAAATGGATGCATGGCATGATCTGGCGTTTGTATACATAAGTTTGTTGCAGTGGCGAGACGCTGAGATTTGCCTTTCAAAATCCAAGGCCATTAGGCAGCATTCTGCATCTAGATGGCATGTTACAGGTACACCCTTGTTACGATTTTGTGTAATATGTTTTCAATCTTTAATGAACCATCAACATGCCATCATCAACATTCGGTAAGTAGATCTCTAAAATGCAGGAAAGCATGAAGAAACGAAAACCTTCATATGTGGCCAATTTTATGCAGTGCAGGTCTTTATGAACATTAGTAACTTGATTTAAAAACGAATCAAATGAAGTCATATATTCGCGTTGTATGGTAAGAATAATATGAAAACATTCTGAATCTGTATGAAAattagtttttgttttatttatacATTTACCATCCACATGCCTGTCTGTGTTGAGTTCTCGTTTTATCCATATTTTTGCCATCCAAGTGCTTATCTATTGCCAACTGTTTCTTCTTTTACCTTCCATTAAACTTAAACCAATAGGTCATCCTAATTCGATCATCTAAAAGAACCAGATCCGTAGTCATTTGATAAATAGAACCAAGGACATGCTTTATACTTTTTTTAAAACAACCGGGACACGCTCtatgtatatttatataatttagcATAAAAATGACCAAGAATTCTCATGTTTGAGTCAAAACTTTGCTAGTACATGCTATCAAGATAATGTACTCTTGTCTCTTGACGATGATTTCAGGTGTGCTTTATGAAGCGAAGGGGCTTCACAAAGAAGCTCTAAGAGCTTTTGAGATTGCTTTAGATGAAGACCCAAAGCACGTCCCGAGTCTTGTCTCCATGGCGGGGGTCCTCAAAAAGGTTAATGGGCCGTCTCTGGCAGTTGTTAGAAGCTTTCTGACAGAAGCCTTACGACTCGACCGGATGAATTTGTCTGCGTGGTATAATCTTGGCATGCTCTATAAAGACAAGGGCAGCACAATGGCACTTGAAGCTGCTGAATGCTTTGAAGCTGCTACACTTCTAGAGGAGACTGCACCAATCGAGCCATTCCGATGATAtacaatttatattattttaaagatTTTTCAAATTTCATTGAACAAGTACTATGAACGAGATGTAGACCTCAATAGAGCATAATCACACTAATTACAATGAGAAAAAAAAGAAGCAATAAACATAGAACTTGTAATACTATTGCTGGATCATGATTCAAGTAAGATGATAACCAGTACATATAAACTTTTCCTTTTACAACTTTCAGTCGTATCAGATAATAATACTGTTTTAGTTGGCATTTCCCATACAGGGGATCACGCACATACGAGAACTCTTATGCAAGATAATGTTCTACACTTCCCAAAATTTGCAGAACAACACATACAAGAAATGTAGAAAATTTGTTGGTTATTATGCACGATTGCATAGTTCTAGTGATTAAGAGTTTATACTTTATTGTTCTAGATCCTGGTTTCGATTTTAACTTACCCCGAGAATATCTTAGAATAGATACTCAATTGTGAGGCTATGAACCATATTAGTAAAAAAATACTCATTTCTATTGAAACAAACGATATTATCAAAAGGTAGAACCAAACAATTCACGCTCACAACAGCCCAATTCAATTTTTTTTGTACCATATCTTCAAACTTATATTTAAAATTGTCTAAAGTGAAACTAACAAGCTGCAATCCCAACTAAAAGAGATGATTTTCGATAGAATTATGACCAACAAATCCCTGCCCAACCAGAAAAGCATCACCactcataaaaatttcaaaaacaaaggGATGCACGCTTTTACACTCCCCGAGTTCAGCTCCTCAGATCCAATGCTGTGTTTAGATCCATATAAACTATTACCTCTTCGCCTTTCTAGCACACCAGGGATGACCTTAGAGATGATGAGCCTACAATATGTGTGCACGATGCCCAACGAATAACAGATTCGGTGACTATTAAATCTATAGGATCCAGTTCGCCAAGTCCAATTGTATGATTCCTTTTGCTACGGCTGCTTGTAGGCATAGGTTCGCTTTTCCATTCCCCTCTTTGTCGTTCTATCCGATGCTCCATATCTCCAAACTCGTCCTCAAAATCAGGCAGCATGAATTTTAGTACACCTGCATCTGCAAGATAAGACAAGAAAACAGTTTAATTTGCAGACACTTTTATCCAATATATATTTATTGCTGTATCAAAGTTAATTAGACAAAAGTTGATATGCATATGTAGCTACTTTGTTTGGCCGGTacaaattttagaaaaaattatCTTAAGGACAAAAATAAGAACAGATTGTAGGCAGCAGGGTCACAATCAGACCAACATTAAGGCCTAGTCGCCAGTGGACCCCGCCTTTTCCTTTCTGAATTAACCCGTTCTCGTTATCTTTCCTAAGTAAAGCAGGCGAGTTTTCTCGAATTTAGTATATATATTTCTAATAACCAAAAGGGTCAGCCTTTTAGAATAAATGGTGCTAGTCACAAATTCAGACAGCCAAGAAGAGGAGGCTAGAGAACGCTAGGCACGGAAAAAAGTCTGTGACTGCAAAACTAAACAGCAAGGTTCCGTGACACTGGCAGCTAATCCCGGCAAAGGCTATTAATAGCAAGGCCTTTTAAACTTTTGATCTAACATTCCCATAGGCATATCTTGATTTCCTTCTATATCTTAATCTGTAGTCCCAAACCAGAGGTTCTATTGATGCTTGGCCATGACTATTTCTTGAATATTTAATGAATGTATAACACTCCTAAAATTGTTCAATCTTTTTATTGTGGCGCTTCACATATTTTTATAGTTCTTTGGCATTTCACGCTCCTTTACAGACTGCACCCTGTTACTCTACAGCCATAATTTCATTAAGCACCTCGGCACTCACCTGGGTGAAATTAATCATGACCTCGTCGAATAACAAAAAATAGAGTGACCTGAATGCTCCAAATTCTTAAAAGGAATTTGTAGTGACAtataccccccccccccccccaactTCTCATGTACAACTAGAATTATTTAAATACAATACAAAATTTTTATCATGTATTTATAGGATATGTAGATTAGAAAAATAAATACATATAGATTTGGGGCCCTTGACTTATGCACTAGGCACCTCAACATGGACAAGAGCTATAAGAATCAGAAGACTGACAATTATATGTTCATCATTTATCAACTAAAACAGAAGAAAACAAATTAATTCCCTGTAGAAGCGGAAAGAAATTTCATAACTCTGTAGAACAGTTATCTGAAGTAAATACCTTTATCCGATGTTAGCAATTTTCTTTCACAAGCCAATGAGTTATTTCTTTGCTGAAAAGTAGAACATGGACTGAAGAAGGTAAAACTTGGCATTGTCGGGATCGGGGATGAAAAGTCTGGTACATTAGGTTCATAGCTGCTACTAAAAGAAAAACCTCCAGATATCGAGCAAGGAGTTTTTTGGTCaatcaagaaagaagaaaatgatgatttacACGTAAATACAGGTGAATTCTCCAAGTTGTTATCAACTACTACAGGGGATGCGTCCCTGCAGCAGTAGTCCTGATTCATTGCCACCTGTGGGTTTGAGAGACAACCAGTCATTGCCTCCACTTGACCAAAATTTAGATTCAATTGCTTCAACTGCTCCTCGCTAGAATGTAATGAATCTCTTAACCAAGAATGATCTGCAAAACACGTTGGCCATTTATTACGAATCATATTTGTTTGGTTAGGAAAAATTCATGAATGAACTACTTGATATACATACTAACTTAAATATATTTTCCATTTAATTAGGGTGATGAAAAATTGTACATAGTCAATTTTGGAAATAAAGCATCATCACGACCACTATAAAGGATACACTTGGGAAAAAAACAAATGTGGTGGTTTAAAGCCTAATATCTAGCATGCCTGAGAACTTCTAGGATACAATCCTTTtaaaccaacttccaaactttgcaAATAAGAGATATATAACGTGCAGATGTTGAACATACACTCAGTTAATCTTACCTAGAACCTGTTTTGCTGTAAGCCTCTTGGATGGATCAACACAGAGCATTCCTGATATCAAGTCCTTGGCAGATACTGATATGTGATCCCAAAGATCAGAAGAAAACCGTAGATCTGCTGCCCTTACAGAATCAAAGATTTTAGACTTCGTCTTTCCCCAAAAAGGAGGTACACCACTTAAAAGAATGTAGAGTATGACGCCTGCACTCCACACATCAGCAGCTTGGTTATATCCTCCGGCCAGTACCTCCGGAGCTATATAAAATGGGCTACCGACAGTCCCATACAGAGATTGCCCTGTTGACATAAacatttttttcttaaatttggACTGCAACAAGCCAACAACGTATAAGCAGCAAAAGGACTCGTACAAATGATTGACTTTTACATTTGAAAGAGATAACTGCTTACTATTAAATATTGCTATAAATCTTCGCATTTGACATGATATCAATTAAGCAGCAAGTAAAATTTACGACAGTATTACTGAATTAAACCAGATCAAAAGCTAACCAGGTCTGATATAGGTTGCAAGGCCGAAGTCTGCTAATTTGATTGGTGAGGAAGAAGACTTCGTCGCCAACAAGATATTCTCCGGCTTCAAATCTCTATGAACAATACCGTTATCGTGACAATACATAACCACTTGAAGCAGATGCCTAAACAGAATTCTAGCCTCAGACTCACTAAACTTCGTTTGTTTCTCAAGCCGGTGAAAAAGCTCCCCTCCCGCACAAAGCTCCATAACAAGATGCACAAAATCTTCTTCCTCGTAAACTGCTTTAAGCTCCACAACATTAGGGTGACCAGATAACTTGGTCATAATTTGGATCTCAAGCTTAACGCTACGCAGGTCATCTACAGTTACCAACCTTTCTTTAGATATAGACTTGCAAGCCAAAACCTCACTGGTCAACTTATCTGAACAAGCCCTAATGATTCCAAATTGCCCCAACCCCAAATGCTCTCCAAGAACATACCGGTCCTTAAAGTTAGACACTCTAGTCGACTCTAAGATCGTCTCAGTCAAACCCGCAACTTTGAAACAATTACAAGGTACACCTATAAATTCCGAAATAAGACCACTCTTGGCCAAGTCCATACCAAAGAATCACAACACACCTAGTAACCCAAACCCCTAGACCTAAATTGCATAAACACGCACTGCAATTTAGACTTGAAAGCTTCAATCTTTATAATTTCTACTGTGAAAGCCTGTAAAAGCAACATCATAAAGTTTAAAATTCATATAATCTGCTTAAACCCATATCATATAACATAAAATAAAAAGAACCCATGTGCTAGAAACAAGACCACACAACTTGAAATTCATACAATTTGCTATAAACCCATGACTAATAATTGAAAATAAAAAGAACCCATGTGCTAAATTCTCATACAGATCCAGTTACAAGAATCAATATATTTAGTTAAACAAACAACTCAAAATCAAACAAAATCTTGACCAAAAAAGAACAGAAAAACAGAAAATtcaaaaaagaagaagaaagaagacaAAAATAGAAAGACCCAA is a window of Apium graveolens cultivar Ventura chromosome 11, ASM990537v1, whole genome shotgun sequence DNA encoding:
- the LOC141697160 gene encoding calcium-dependent protein kinase 26 encodes the protein MDLAKSGLISEFIGVPCNCFKVAGLTETILESTRVSNFKDRYVLGEHLGLGQFGIIRACSDKLTSEVLACKSISKERLVTVDDLRSVKLEIQIMTKLSGHPNVVELKAVYEEEDFVHLVMELCAGGELFHRLEKQTKFSESEARILFRHLLQVVMYCHDNGIVHRDLKPENILLATKSSSSPIKLADFGLATYIRPGQSLYGTVGSPFYIAPEVLAGGYNQAADVWSAGVILYILLSGVPPFWGKTKSKIFDSVRAADLRFSSDLWDHISVSAKDLISGMLCVDPSKRLTAKQVLDHSWLRDSLHSSEEQLKQLNLNFGQVEAMTGCLSNPQVAMNQDYCCRDASPVVVDNNLENSPVFTCKSSFSSFLIDQKTPCSISGGFSFSSSYEPNVPDFSSPIPTMPSFTFFSPCSTFQQRNNSLACERKLLTSDKDAGVLKFMLPDFEDEFGDMEHRIERQRGEWKSEPMPTSSRSKRNHTIGLGELDPIDLIVTESVIRWASCTHIVGSSSLRSSLVC